The Penaeus vannamei isolate JL-2024 chromosome 4, ASM4276789v1, whole genome shotgun sequence genome segment gacaggaggttttCTGAACGGGGAGGAGCAAGGCAGGTGGAGGAcaggtgggagtgagtgagactTGAACGGGATGGAGCATGGCACAGGTGGGAGACAGGAGTGGATTTCTTGTCTGAtaaggtttttaaaaaaaaaagcgttggcaggtggagacaggaggaagaCTGGTGAATGGATGGAGCGGTaagcggtggcaggtggagatATGGATGGCTTTCTGAACGGGatggagcggtggcaggtggagacaggaggttttCTGAATCGGGGatggagcggtggcaggtggagacaggaggttttCTGAACGGGGAGGAGTGCAGGGGCAGGTGGGAGACAGGTGGAGGACGCTTTCTGAACGGGGaggagcggtggcaggtggagacaggtggtTTTCTTCTGAATTTGGGATGGAGCAGGTGGCAGGTGGAGAATGCAGGAGGTTTTCTTGAACTAGGAGGAGaagcggtggcaggtggagacaggaggttttctgaacggggaggagcggtggcaggtggagacaggtggtTTTCTTTAACTTGGGatggagcggtggcaggtggagacagggagGTTTTCTGAACGGGATGGAGtagtggtggcaggtggagacaggtggtTTTCCAACGGGATGcagtggtggcaggtggagacaggaggatTTCTGAGCAGGATGGAGTGgctggcaggtggagacaggtggtTTTCTTAATGGGATGGAGTGgcggcaggtggagacaggtggaTTTTCTGAATGGGGGatggagcggtggcaggtggagacaggtggaTTTCTGAACGGGGATGgagtggtggcaggtggagacaggaggttttctgaacggggaggagtggtggcaggtggagacaggagaggggttttctgaacggggaggagtggtggcaggtggagacagggagGTTTTCTGAACGGGGGAGGAGcgggtggcaggtggagacaggaggatTTCTGAACGGGGAAGTgagtggtggcaggtggagacaggaggttttCTGAACGAGGAGGAGCGGTGGCCAGGTGGGGGAGACAGGTGATGATTTCTTAGTGGGatggagcggtggcaggtggagacaggtggtTTTCTGAACAGGGGAGGAGCAGTGGCAGACAGGAGGTTTTTCTGGAACAGGatggagcggtggcaggtggagacaggtggtTTTCGTGAATGGGATGGAGTGGTGGCAGagtggagacagggaggaggattTTCTGTCATGGGATGgagtggtggcaggtggagacaggaggttttctgaacggggggaggagcggtggcaggtggagacaggaggatTTCTGAACGGGTtggagcggtggcaggtggagacaggaggttttCTGAACGGGGAGGAGTGGTGGCAGGGTGGAACCAACAGGAGGTTTTCTGAacggggaggagtggtggtgcaggtggagacaggaggttttCTGTAGACGGGGaggagcggtggcaggtggagacaggaggatTTCCTGAACGGGGAGGAGTGGTGCAGCAGGGTGAGAGACAGGAGGACTGATTTCTGAACGGGATGgagtggtggcaggtggagacaagAGTTTCTTGAACGGGAaggagcggtggcaggtggagacaggtggtTTTCTGAAAGGGATGgagtggtggcaggtggagacaggaggttttCTGAACGGGGAGGAGCGGTGGCGAAGGTGGAGACAGGAGGATTTCTGAACGGGAGGAGTGGTGGCAGGTGGAGGTTTTCTTAGCTGGGatggagcggtggcaggtggagacaggaggttttCTGAACGGTAGGAGAGAGCGGTGGCAGggtggagacaggaggttttctgaacgggatggagtggtggcaggtggagacaggaggcTTTTCTGAACactgagggaggagtggtggcaggtggagacaggaggttttCTTAACGGGGAGAGAGTGGTGGCTTGAGTGGAGACAGGAGGTTTTTCTGAACGGGATGggtggtggcaggtggagacaggaggttttctgaacggggaggagcggtggcaggtggagacaagGAGGTTTTCTGAATGGGATGGGTGGTGGccaggtggagacaggaggttttCCTGAACAGGGaggagcggtggcaggtggagacaaggaggttttctgaacggggaggagtggtggcaggtggagacaggaggatTTCTCTGAACTGTGGGCTGgagtggtggcaggtggagacagtgTGGTTTTCTAGAACGGGATGgagtggtggcaggtggagacaggaggttttctgaacggggaggagcggtggcaggtggagacaggaggttttCTGAGGCATGGGatggagcggtggcaggtggagagcAGGTGGTTTTCTGAACGGGATGGAGCAGGTGGCGAGGTGGAGGACAGGAGGTTTTCCTCCTGAATTGGGAGAtgtggtggcaggtggagacaggaggttttctgaacggggaggaggtgagtggcaggtggagacagggaggttttctgaacggggaggagcggtggcaggtggagacaggtggttttctgaacggggaggtggagtggtggcaggtggagacaggaggttttCTAGAACGGGGaggagcggtggcaggtggagacaggaggcTTTTCTTAATGGGATgggagcggtggcaggtggagacaggaggttttCTGAACAGGGAGAAGCGTTGTGGGTGGAGACAGAAGGAGGTTTTCTGAGCAGGAAGgggcggtggcaggtggagacaggaggttttCTGAACAGGGAGGGGCGGTGGCAGGTGAACAGGTGGATTTTCTTAATGGGATgggagcggtggcaggtggagacaggtagGTGGTTTTCTGAACGGAGGTGGAGCGTTGGCAGGTGGAGACAGTGAGGTTTTCTGACAATGGGATGGAGTGGtgggcaggtggagacaggtggtTTTCAGAATGGGATGGAAcgcggtggcaggtggagacaagGAGGTGGTTTTCTGAATGGGAGGgagtggtggcaggtggagacaggaggttttCTGAAGACAGGATGgagtggtggcaggtggagacaggtggtTTTCTTAATGGGatggagcggtggcaggtggaaCGGGGTGCTTGACCAGGatggagcggtggcaggtggagacaggtggtTTCAAAGGTCGGGAGTGGTGGCGAGTGGAGACCTTAAGGAGGTTTTTGAGACAGGGaggagcggtggcaggtggaggACAGGTAGTTTTCTTAGTAGGTTGGGCaggcaggtggagacaggggtGGTTTTCTGAATGATAGGGATGGGCTAGGTggcaggtggaggtggtggtttctGGGCTGGGATGGAGcagtggcaggtggagacaggtggttttctgaacgggatggagcggtggcaggtggaggATGCAGGAGGTTTTCTGAACGTGTGGAGGAGCGGTGGCTTGAGGGTGGAGACAGGAGGTTTGGTTCTGAACAGGATGgagtggtggcaggtggagacaggtggtTTTTCTGAGACTGTAGATGGAGCGTTGGCAGGTGGAGACATGGGAGGTTTTCTGAACGGGGAGAgatggtggcaggtggagacaggtggtTTTCTGAACGGGAGGGAgttggtggcaggtggagacagagtggttttctgaacggggaggagcggtggcaggtggagacaggtggaTTTTCTGAAGACGGGGaggagcggtggcaggtggagacaggaggttttCTGAACGGGATGGAGCGGTGGCgaggtggagacaggaggttttctgaacgggatggagtggtggcaggtggagacaggaggttttctgaacggggaggagcggtggcaggtggagacaggtgggTTTCTGAACGGGatggagcggtggcaggtggagacaggaggttttCTGAATGGGGAGtgagcggtggcaggtggagacaggtggtTTCTGAACGGGATGgagtggtggcaggtggagatACAGGAGGATTTCTGAATGGGGaggagcggtggcaggtggagacaggaggatTTCTGAACGGGGatggagcggtggcaggtggagacaggtggtTTTCTTGAATGGGatggagcggtggcaggtggagacaggaggttttCCTGTGAACGGGGATGgagtggtggcaggtggagacagggagGTTTTCTGAACGGGGAGGAGCgttggcaggtggagacaggtggttttctgaatgggaagaggagcggtggcaggtggagacaggtggcGGATCTGAAAGGGATGGAGtgaggtggcaggtggagacaggaggttttCCTGAGATGACAGGGAGGAGcagtggcaggtggagacaggtggtTTCTGAATGGGATGGAGCAGGAGGGTGGCAGGTGGAACAGGTGGTTTTCTGAACAGGATGGAGCggaggtggcaggtggagacaggaggttttTCTGAACAGGGAGGAGCGGTGGCGAGTGGAGACAGGAGGTTTCCAGCAAAGGAAGATGGTGGCAAGTGGAGACAGGAGGTTTTCTGGTGGGAAGGAGCAGTGGCAGGTGGGGCCAGGAGTGGTTTTCTGAAGGGATATAAGGaatggtggcaggtggagacaggaggttttctgaacgggggatggagcggtggcaggtggagacaggtggttttctgaacgggatggagtggtggcaggtggagacaggaggttttCTGAACGGGATGGGTGGTGAGCAGGAGTGGTTTTTCTGAACGGGGtggagcggtggcaggtggagacaggaggttttCTGGAATGGGATGgagtggtggcaggtggagacagggtGGTTTTCTGAATGGGATGGAGCGGTGGCAGGTGAGACAGGTGGTTTTCTGAATGGGatggagcggtggcaggtggagacaggtggttttctgaacgggatggagtggtggcaggtggagacaggcgGTGGTTCCCCAGACCGGatggagcggtggcaggtggagacaggtggtTTCTGAACAGGATGGAGCGGTGGCGAGTGGAGACAGGAGGTTTTCTGAACAGGGAGGAGCGGTGGCGAAGGTGGAGACTGGGAAGTTTTCTGAACGGGATGGAGTGGTGGCAGGTGGGAGACAGGAGGTTTTCTGAATGGGatggagcggtggcaggtggagacaggaggttttcctgaacggggaggagtggtggcaggtggagacaggatgGTTTTCCTGGAACGGGATGGAGTGGTGGTTACAGGTGGAGGACAGGAGGTTTTTCTGAATGGGatggagcggtggcaggtggagacaggtggtTTTCTGAACAGGGGATGgagtggtggcaggtggagacaggtggtTTTCTGAATTGTGAagagcggtggcaggtggagacaggaggttttCTGGAGAACGGGATGgagtggtggcaggtggagacaggtggttttctgaacgggatggagtggtggcaggtggagacaggaggatTTCTTGAACGGGatggagcggtggcaggtggagacaggaggatTTCTGAACGGGGGatggagcggtggcaggtggagacaggtggttttctgaacggggaggagcggtggcaggtggagacaggtggtTTTCCCTGAACGGGatggagcggtggcaggtggagacaggaggttttCTTGAAGACAGGGATGAGCGagaggtggcaggtggaga includes the following:
- the LOC138861577 gene encoding mucin-2-like, which translates into the protein MYFWNKSQMCSLVLSYKVFAVDQLHDFLFYSLKHVNLLYVHGIVWFPGSLIVPKPPVSTCHHSTPVQKPPAPTCHHHSSLFRNLSPLCHRSSLFRKPPFVSPPCHRFSPFRKPPVSHLPPLHPVQKTTCLPPATAPPCSGKPPVSTCHHSHPNSENLTSPPATTSPPEKPPVSTRHHSIPFRKPPVSQLPPLLPCSENSPVSTCHRSTPFRKPPVSTCPPLHPVQKSCLHLPPLHPVQKNSRSTSATTPPRSENHLSPPRHRSRSRSEKTSVSTCHRSLPRSETTCLHLPPLHPVQKTTCLHLATAPSHSENHLSPPATAPPPFSENHLSPPSATTSCSENLLSPPATAPSHSENLCPTSATTSSHLRKTSSCLHLPPLHPVQKTTCLHLRHHTIPFRKPPVSTCHRSIPSETTLSPPATTPPHSENHLSPPATAPSRSENHLSPPATTPSRSENHLSPPATAPPRSENHLSPPVTAPSRSENHLSPPATTPPHSENHLSPPVTAPSRSENHLSPPATSRSSLSSRKPPVSTCHRSIPFRENHLSPPATAPPRSENHLSPPATAPSPVQKSSCLHLPPLHPVQEILLSPPATTPSRSENHLSPPATTPSRSPENLLSPPATALHNSENHLSPPATTPSPVQKTTCLHLPPLHPIQKNLLSSTCNHHSIPFQENHPVSTCHHSSPFRKTSCLHLPPLHPIQKTSCLPPATTPSRSENFPVSTFATAPPCSENLLSPLATAPSCSETTCLHLPPLHPKTTLSPPATTPSHSRKPPVSTCHRSTPFRKTTPAHHPSRSENLLSPPATTPSRSENHLSPPATAPSPVQKTSCLHLPPFLISLQKTTPGPTCHCSFPPENLLSPLATIFLCWKPPVSTRHRSSLFRKTSCLHLPPPLHPVQKTTCSTCHPPAPSHSETTCLHLPLLLPVISGKPPVSTCHLTPSLSDPPPVSTCHRSSSHSENHLSPPANAPPRSENLPVSTCHHSIPVHRKTSCLHLPPLHPIQENHLSPPATAPSPFRNPPVSTCHRSSPFRNPPVSPPATTPSRSETTCLHLPPLTPHSENLLSPPATAPSRSETHLSPPATAPPRSENLLSPPATTPSRSENLLSPPRHRSIPFRKPPVSTCHRSSPSSENPPVSTCHRSSPFRKPLCLHLPPTPSRSENHLSPPATISPRSENLPCLHLPTLHLQSQKNHLSPPATTPSCSEPNLLSPPSSHRSSTRSENLLHPPPATAPSRSENHLSPPATAPSQPRNHHLHLPPSLHSPPLPTFETTCLHLPPLHPGQAPRSTCHRSIPLRKPPVSTCHHSILSSENLLSPPATTPSHSENHLLVSTCHRVPSHSENHLSPPAHHSIPLSENLTVSTCQRSTSVQKTTYLSPPATAPIPLRKSTCSPATAPPCSENLLSPPATAPSCSENLLLRKTSCPPPRHLLHPVQKTTCSPPATAPSHASENLLSPPATAPPRSENLLSPPATTPSRSRKPHCLHLPPLQPTVQRNPPVSTCHHSSPFRKPPCLHLPPLLPVQENLLSPPGHHPSHSENLLVSTCHRSSPFRKPPVSTCHHPSRSEKPPVSTQATTLSPLRKPPVSTCHHSSLSVQKSLLSPPATTPSRSENLLSPPCHRSLLPFRKPPVSTCHRSIPAKKTSTCHHSSRSEILLSPPSPPLLPVQKTSCLHLPPLHPFQKTTCLHLPPLLPVQETLVSTCHHSIPFRNQSSCLSPCCTTPPRSGNPPVSTCHRSSPSTENLLSPPAPPLLPVQKTSCWFHPATTPPRSENLLSPPATAPTRSEILLSPPATAPPPVQKTSCLHLPPLHPMTENPPPCLHSATTPSHSRKPPVSTCHRSILFQKNLLSATAPPLFRKPPVSTCHRSIPLRNHHLSPPPGHRSSSFRKPPVSTCHHSLPRSEILLSPPATRSSPVQKTSLSPPATTPPRSENPSPVSTCHHSSPFRKPPVSTCHHSIPVQKSTCLHLPPLHPPFRKSTCLHLPPLHPIKKTTCLHLPATPSCSEILLSPPATTASRWKTTCLHLPPLLHPVQKTSLSPPATAPSQVKENHLSPPATAPPRSENLLSPPATASPPSSRKPPAFSTCHLLHPKFRRKPPVSTCHRSSPFRKRPPPVSHLPLHSSPFRKPPVSTCHRSIPDSENLLSPPATAPSRSESHPYLHLPPLTAPSIHQSSSCLHLPTLFFLKTLSDKKSTPVSHLCHAPSRSSLTHSHLSSTCLAPPRSENLLSPPATAPSPFRKPPVSTCHRSTPFRNPHCLHLPPLLPVQKSSLSPTCHHSSPFRNPPVSTCHHSIPALEILLSPPATTAPSPFRNPPLSPFCHRSILFRNPPHSTCLHSIPSNLLPHLPPLLPVSKILLSPPATAPFPVQKSSCLHLPPLLPVQKSSCLHLATTLIPFRNHPVSTCLCSHPIQKNLLSPPATTPPRQQEILLSPPATAPPRSENLLSPPATAPHPVQKSSCLHLPPLLPCSEILLSPPATAPSPFRNPSCLHLSTLLVPSCSENLLSPPATAPPLFEKPPVSTLPPLHPAPRKPPVSTHTAPPCSETLSPPATAPSPFRKPPVSTCHRSSPVQKSSLSPPATAPSRSENLLVSTCHSSRSGTSCLHLLLLFRNPPVSTCHRSVPLRKPSTCHRPPAQKTLSPPATAPGTCL